From the Hugenholtzia roseola DSM 9546 genome, one window contains:
- a CDS encoding 1-acyl-sn-glycerol-3-phosphate acyltransferase: protein MCVKTFVKTKDALFAAFVASFANRFLAYTNDSLPLPSTQKKVLKSMKDTHKKVMTAQTPQVPAEVENNKYVYTRYFDLEYTRLLVENVIEPMDKAYYRSEFIGFDELPKRNNPDRPLIFISNHSGMAFPWDGMIFAAELFRRHNFSSDCIRPLSAPMLSQTALMNPFMIHRLWKKVGCVDATTLNFETMMQFNDYNILIYPEGVPGIGKGFNRKYQLQRFSTSFVRMALKYKTDIIPFATVNAEYINPYVYSFPAVNRLVNKIGMPFLPMGLITTLALTIPWIFYCGFPAKMTYVMGKRIDPYALLDDPDKSFEDITQAEIEQVRDKINAQVQAELDEGVRKYGKSPYQFKEFFKAKHERIGKFPALYPFGWPALFYEFDRLYNKGKRNFKMKVKWYDFFLLTLRNPLSIAHFIPVLGWIPLLLHAYFTKPKDK, encoded by the coding sequence TTGTGTGTCAAAACCTTTGTAAAGACCAAAGATGCCCTTTTTGCCGCCTTCGTTGCGTCTTTTGCAAATAGATTCTTAGCCTACACAAACGACAGCCTGCCGCTGCCCTCCACACAAAAAAAAGTTCTGAAAAGTATGAAAGATACGCATAAAAAAGTGATGACGGCACAAACTCCACAAGTTCCTGCCGAAGTAGAAAATAATAAATACGTCTATACGCGCTATTTTGACCTTGAATACACGCGCCTGCTCGTCGAGAATGTGATAGAACCGATGGATAAAGCCTACTACCGCTCCGAATTTATTGGTTTCGATGAGCTTCCCAAGCGCAACAATCCCGACCGACCGCTAATTTTTATTAGCAACCACTCTGGCATGGCGTTCCCTTGGGACGGCATGATTTTCGCCGCCGAGCTGTTTCGTCGTCATAACTTTTCCTCCGACTGTATCCGTCCGCTTTCCGCTCCCATGCTCTCACAGACGGCTTTGATGAATCCTTTTATGATTCATCGCCTTTGGAAAAAGGTAGGCTGTGTAGATGCCACTACGCTCAATTTCGAGACCATGATGCAGTTCAATGACTACAACATCTTGATTTACCCCGAAGGCGTACCCGGAATTGGAAAGGGTTTTAATAGAAAATACCAACTCCAACGGTTTTCTACCTCTTTTGTGCGTATGGCACTCAAATACAAGACCGACATCATACCCTTTGCAACGGTCAATGCCGAGTACATCAACCCCTATGTCTATAGTTTCCCCGCCGTCAATCGCCTTGTCAATAAAATAGGCATGCCCTTCCTCCCGATGGGACTTATCACGACCCTTGCCCTGACCATTCCTTGGATTTTCTATTGCGGCTTCCCTGCCAAAATGACCTACGTCATGGGCAAACGCATAGACCCCTACGCCCTTTTAGACGACCCCGATAAGTCCTTTGAAGACATTACACAAGCCGAAATAGAGCAGGTGCGCGACAAAATCAACGCCCAAGTGCAGGCAGAACTCGACGAAGGCGTGCGCAAATACGGCAAGTCGCCCTATCAATTCAAGGAGTTTTTCAAGGCAAAACACGAGCGCATTGGCAAATTTCCCGCCCTTTATCCTTTTGGCTGGCCTGCGCTTTTCTACGAATTTGATAGGCTCTACAACAAAGGCAAGCGCAATTTCAAAATGAAAGTAAAATGGTATGATTTCTTTCTCCTAACCTTGCGCAATCCGCTTTCTATAGCCCATTTTATACCCGTTTTGGGTTGGATTCCGCTCTTGCTTCACGCCTATTTTACAAAACCCAAAGACAAGTAA